A region from the Branchiostoma lanceolatum isolate klBraLanc5 chromosome 2, klBraLanc5.hap2, whole genome shotgun sequence genome encodes:
- the LOC136426614 gene encoding uncharacterized protein, whose amino-acid sequence MLARELKAEQPSGMKAEIKTTLDERKQRRKESYAIYIYKVLKQVHPDTGVPSNSFVNDVFERIAGEASRLAGTACTQQKSQGTFDNCMYRKLNLAFNEDQSNTREAACKVLEKVLGPQTRQAGSDVNINAMLAALDKMDA is encoded by the exons ATGCTTGCACGTGAACTCAAG GCCGAACAGCCCTCCGGCATGAAAGCCGAGATCAAGACCACCTTGGACGAAAGGAAGCAGAGGAGGAAGGAGTCCTACgccatctacatctacaaggtgctgaagcaggtgcaccccgacaccggcgtccccagcaactccttcgtcaacgacgtCTTTGAACGGATCGCTGGAGAGGCTTCTCGTCTGGCT GGCACCGCGTGCACGCAGCAGAAGAGTCAGGGAACCTTTGACAACTGCATGTACAGGAAGCTGAACCTTGCTTTTAATGAGGATCAAAGTAACACCAGG GAAGCCGCCTGCAAGGTGCTCGAGAAAGTGCTTGGACCCCAG ACAAGACAGGCCGGCTCCGACGTGAACATCAACGCGATGTTGGCCGCCTTGGACAAAATGGATGCGTAG